Proteins from a single region of Limosilactobacillus fermentum:
- the uvrC gene encoding excinuclease ABC subunit UvrC, whose translation MASEYLEHKLALLPDQPGCYLMKNANAQIIYVGKAKNLKNRVRSYFKSSHTGKVAAMVEEVADFETIVTSSNKESFLLEITLIQKHQPYYNIKLKRGTGYPYIKITNERDPIIKITGQVKKDGAYYFGPYPNVYAAEETVHFIQKVFPLRRCHGYQGRPCLYYHLGQCLGCCFKEVPEEEYAVQTKRIKSFLNGNTAQVKKQLTARMERAAGQLEFERAAEIRDQLHYIEVTVEKQKIISNDKTPRDLFNFYLDKGWLSIQVFFIRQARLMKREKRLFPVVDTAEEEMTSFILQFYNRRNKLLPKEILLPEGLPNQEIEEILGVPVRTPQRGEKRDLLDMAKENAILSLNEKFRLLEMDRQKTTGAMKEITDELGLPTGHVIEAFDHSHIQGADPVSAMVVFVNGEPAKKLYRKYKLTTVVDHADEAASTREVIFRRYSRLLKEEKPMPDMIMMDGGPIQMEAAKDVLENQLGLNIPVIGMVKNDKHQTADLLYGDDAHHVNLDPRSQGFYLVQRIQDEVHRFAITYHRKVHTKHSLSSRLDEIHGVGPRTRNKLLKAFGSINKIAVAPVEEIRALGINQTTAQLIKVSLQGQAEVKKGSSHD comes from the coding sequence TTGGCAAGTGAGTACTTAGAACATAAGCTGGCCCTCTTGCCGGACCAGCCGGGCTGCTACTTAATGAAAAACGCCAACGCCCAGATCATTTACGTCGGCAAGGCCAAAAACTTAAAGAACCGGGTGCGGTCCTACTTCAAGTCTAGTCACACGGGGAAGGTGGCGGCGATGGTCGAAGAAGTGGCCGACTTCGAAACGATCGTCACCTCCTCCAATAAGGAATCCTTTTTGTTGGAGATCACCCTGATTCAAAAACACCAACCCTACTACAACATTAAGCTTAAGCGGGGGACGGGGTATCCCTACATCAAAATCACCAACGAGCGCGACCCGATCATTAAGATTACCGGCCAAGTCAAAAAAGACGGCGCCTACTACTTTGGCCCCTACCCCAACGTCTACGCGGCCGAAGAAACGGTTCACTTCATTCAAAAGGTCTTTCCCTTACGCCGGTGCCATGGCTACCAGGGGCGGCCGTGCCTGTATTACCACCTCGGCCAGTGCCTGGGGTGTTGCTTTAAGGAAGTGCCGGAAGAAGAATACGCCGTTCAAACTAAGCGGATTAAGTCCTTTTTAAATGGCAATACCGCCCAGGTGAAAAAGCAGTTAACCGCCCGGATGGAGCGGGCTGCCGGGCAGCTCGAATTTGAACGGGCGGCCGAGATTCGCGACCAGCTCCACTACATTGAAGTAACGGTCGAAAAACAAAAGATCATTTCAAACGATAAGACCCCCCGCGACCTCTTTAACTTTTACTTGGACAAGGGCTGGCTAAGTATCCAGGTCTTCTTCATTCGCCAGGCCCGGTTAATGAAGCGTGAAAAACGGCTCTTCCCGGTGGTCGATACGGCCGAAGAGGAAATGACTTCCTTTATCCTCCAGTTCTACAACCGGCGCAACAAGTTGTTGCCAAAGGAAATCCTCTTGCCGGAGGGATTACCGAACCAAGAAATCGAGGAGATCTTAGGGGTGCCGGTGCGGACCCCCCAGCGCGGGGAGAAACGCGACCTGCTGGACATGGCTAAGGAAAACGCCATCCTGTCTTTAAACGAAAAGTTCCGCCTGCTAGAAATGGACCGCCAGAAAACGACCGGGGCGATGAAAGAGATCACCGACGAACTGGGCCTGCCAACCGGCCACGTGATCGAAGCCTTCGACCACTCCCACATTCAGGGGGCCGATCCGGTCTCGGCGATGGTGGTCTTTGTCAACGGCGAACCGGCTAAAAAGCTGTACCGCAAGTACAAGCTAACCACCGTCGTTGACCACGCCGACGAAGCCGCTTCGACGCGCGAAGTGATCTTTCGGCGCTACTCCCGGCTCCTAAAGGAAGAAAAGCCGATGCCGGACATGATCATGATGGACGGGGGACCGATTCAAATGGAGGCGGCCAAGGACGTCTTGGAAAACCAACTCGGCTTAAACATTCCGGTGATCGGGATGGTCAAAAACGATAAGCACCAGACTGCCGACCTCTTGTACGGCGACGATGCCCACCACGTCAATTTGGACCCGCGTAGCCAGGGCTTTTACCTGGTGCAACGGATTCAAGACGAGGTGCACCGCTTCGCCATTACCTACCACCGCAAGGTTCACACCAAGCACTCCCTGTCGTCGCGGCTCGATGAGATTCACGGGGTCGGTCCCCGGACCCGGAACAAGCTCTTGAAGGCCTTTGGTTCGATTAATAAGATTGCCGTCGCCCCGGTCGAAGAAATCAGGGCGCTCGGGATTAACCAAACAACCGCCCAGTTAATCAAGGTTTCTTTGCAGGGGCAAGCCGAGGTCAAGAAGGGGTCCAGTCATGACTAG
- the obgE gene encoding GTPase ObgE produces the protein MPTFVDQIKIEVHAGHGGNGMVAFRREKYVPNGGPAGGDGGRGGSIILKVDEGLRTLMDFRYHRIFKAKNGQNGMSKQMTGAAADDTVIAVPQGTTVRDLDTGQIVGDLVEQGQELVVAKGGRGGRGNIHFASPKNPAPEIAENGEPGEDHYLELELKMLADVGLIGFPSVGKSTLLSVVTGAKPKIAAYEFTTLVPNLGMVMLPDGRDFAMADMPGLINGASKGVGLGLQFLRHIERTRVLLHLVDLGNQDAELALEKFHDINKELASYDPELLKRPQIVVATKMDLPEAQEHLDEFKKLLEADDTLPETPQVFAISAVTHAGVQELMQTTANLIEETPAFDANAHDEQEAVTYKAPQEAEPDFTISRDDDGTWVLSGAKLERLFVMTNLDHEDSQLRFARQLRHMGVDDALREAGIQDGDLVRIEDFVFEFVQ, from the coding sequence ATGCCAACCTTTGTGGATCAAATTAAAATTGAAGTGCACGCCGGACACGGCGGTAACGGAATGGTGGCCTTCCGCCGGGAAAAGTACGTTCCCAACGGTGGTCCGGCCGGCGGTGACGGCGGTCGGGGTGGCTCGATCATCTTAAAGGTCGATGAAGGCCTGCGGACCCTGATGGATTTTCGCTACCACCGGATTTTTAAGGCCAAGAACGGCCAAAACGGGATGAGTAAGCAAATGACCGGGGCGGCCGCCGATGACACGGTGATCGCCGTTCCCCAGGGGACCACGGTCCGCGATCTTGACACCGGTCAGATTGTCGGCGACCTGGTTGAACAAGGCCAAGAACTGGTTGTCGCCAAGGGGGGCCGCGGTGGCCGGGGCAACATTCACTTTGCCTCGCCGAAGAACCCGGCCCCGGAAATCGCCGAAAACGGTGAACCGGGCGAAGACCACTACCTGGAGCTCGAACTGAAGATGCTGGCCGACGTCGGTTTAATCGGTTTCCCGTCGGTCGGCAAGTCGACCCTGCTTTCGGTGGTGACCGGCGCCAAGCCAAAGATCGCCGCTTACGAGTTTACCACCCTAGTGCCGAACCTCGGGATGGTAATGCTACCGGACGGGCGCGACTTCGCCATGGCCGACATGCCGGGATTGATTAACGGCGCCTCCAAGGGGGTCGGGCTGGGGCTCCAGTTCCTGCGCCACATCGAACGGACCCGGGTGCTCTTACACCTGGTGGACCTGGGGAATCAGGACGCCGAATTGGCGCTCGAGAAGTTCCACGATATTAACAAGGAACTGGCTTCTTACGACCCGGAACTCCTCAAGCGGCCGCAAATTGTGGTAGCCACCAAGATGGACCTACCGGAAGCTCAGGAGCACTTGGACGAGTTTAAGAAGCTACTGGAAGCGGACGACACCCTCCCGGAGACGCCGCAAGTCTTTGCGATTTCGGCGGTAACTCACGCCGGGGTTCAGGAACTGATGCAAACGACGGCCAACCTGATTGAAGAAACGCCGGCCTTTGACGCCAACGCCCACGATGAACAAGAAGCCGTCACTTACAAGGCGCCGCAAGAAGCGGAACCAGACTTCACGATTAGCCGGGATGACGACGGGACTTGGGTCCTGAGCGGGGCCAAGTTGGAACGGCTCTTCGTGATGACGAACTTGGATCACGAAGACAGTCAGCTGCGCTTTGCCCGTCAACTGCGCCACATGGGGGTCGATGACGCCCTACGCGAGGCCGGCATCCAAGACGGCGATTTGGTACGGATCGAGGACTTTGTCTTTGAATTCGTCCAATAA
- the rnz gene encoding ribonuclease Z — translation MQIEFLGTGAGSPSKQRNVSSLALRLLEERNAIWLFDCGEATQHQILHTTIRPRKVEKIFITHLHGDHIFGLPGFLSSRSFQGGDEPLTIYGPKGIKDFVQTALKVSESRLSYPLKFVELTGDGEVFKDQTFTVTARRLDHKIASFGYRVEEAAHPGELMVEKVRQAGIPSGPLYGQLKRGEVVTLPDGRTVDGHDFIGAPQPGRIVAILGDTRVTDNAVKLAKGADVLVHEATFAKNEQRLAHNYYHSTSAQAATVAKKAGAQRLLLNHISARYVGRYANELAYQVRDIFEQTRVVNDLDVIEIPFKER, via the coding sequence ATGCAGATTGAATTTTTAGGAACTGGGGCGGGGTCGCCAAGTAAGCAACGGAACGTTTCAAGCCTGGCCCTGCGCCTGTTAGAGGAACGCAACGCCATTTGGCTCTTTGACTGCGGGGAGGCGACCCAACACCAGATCCTGCACACCACCATTCGCCCCCGCAAGGTGGAAAAGATTTTCATCACCCACCTGCACGGCGATCACATCTTTGGTTTGCCCGGCTTCTTGTCGTCGCGCTCCTTTCAGGGCGGCGACGAACCGCTAACCATTTACGGACCCAAGGGGATTAAAGACTTTGTGCAAACCGCCCTCAAGGTGTCGGAATCGCGCCTGTCTTACCCGCTCAAGTTCGTGGAGCTGACTGGCGATGGCGAGGTCTTTAAGGACCAAACCTTCACCGTGACCGCCCGGCGGCTGGACCACAAGATTGCCAGCTTTGGCTACCGGGTGGAAGAGGCGGCCCACCCTGGTGAACTGATGGTTGAAAAGGTACGCCAAGCTGGGATTCCGTCGGGGCCACTGTACGGCCAACTCAAGCGCGGTGAGGTGGTGACCCTGCCAGACGGCCGCACGGTCGATGGCCACGACTTCATCGGGGCGCCGCAACCGGGCCGGATCGTCGCTATTTTAGGCGATACCCGGGTGACCGATAACGCCGTTAAGTTAGCTAAGGGCGCCGACGTCCTAGTTCACGAGGCGACCTTTGCCAAAAACGAGCAACGCTTAGCCCACAACTACTACCACTCAACCAGCGCCCAGGCGGCCACGGTTGCCAAAAAGGCGGGTGCCCAGCGCTTATTGCTCAACCACATTTCGGCGCGTTACGTCGGCAGGTACGCCAATGAGCTGGCCTACCAAGTGCGGGACATTTTTGAGCAAACCCGGGTGGTGAATGATTTAGACGTCATCGAGATTCCTTTTAAGGAAAGGTAA
- a CDS encoding SDR family NAD(P)-dependent oxidoreductase, with translation MIKRLKQLRFLRNKVVLITGGSEGIGKALALEAARRGAVVVVAARNQEKLQEVADRCLILAGRPSFAFKMDVTDPDQVDEVLDQIRHQVGEIDVLINAAGLGMMDAVVDQSYATMHKMVTVNFLAAMYLSRCVAKQMMNQGYGAIINVASLGGKIPTPNSAVYSATKAGVIQFSNILRMEVADYGVQVLTVNPGPVATDFFKKADPSGEYMAHLPQWFVIAPDALARQVWDNVGYETREINVPGYTTGLAWAYQIIPGLGDWAIKKFFNFQQNKHNL, from the coding sequence ATGATTAAGCGACTGAAGCAACTGCGTTTTTTGCGTAACAAGGTGGTTTTGATCACCGGGGGTTCGGAGGGGATCGGCAAGGCGCTGGCCCTAGAAGCCGCCCGGCGCGGGGCCGTCGTGGTGGTGGCCGCCCGCAACCAAGAAAAGCTTCAAGAGGTAGCGGACCGCTGCCTGATCTTAGCGGGGCGCCCGTCCTTTGCCTTTAAAATGGATGTGACCGATCCCGACCAGGTGGATGAGGTCCTTGACCAGATTCGCCACCAGGTCGGGGAAATTGACGTCTTGATCAATGCCGCCGGCCTCGGGATGATGGACGCCGTGGTTGACCAAAGCTACGCGACCATGCACAAGATGGTGACGGTCAACTTCTTGGCCGCCATGTACCTGAGCCGGTGCGTGGCCAAACAGATGATGAATCAAGGGTACGGCGCCATTATTAACGTCGCTTCGTTGGGCGGCAAGATCCCGACCCCTAACTCGGCGGTTTACTCGGCCACCAAGGCGGGGGTGATCCAGTTCTCCAACATCTTGCGGATGGAAGTTGCTGACTACGGGGTCCAGGTCCTAACCGTTAATCCGGGACCGGTCGCCACCGACTTCTTCAAGAAGGCCGACCCGAGCGGGGAATACATGGCCCACCTACCGCAGTGGTTTGTTATCGCACCGGACGCCTTAGCCCGCCAGGTCTGGGACAACGTGGGTTACGAAACCCGCGAAATTAACGTACCGGGCTACACGACTGGGCTCGCCTGGGCCTACCAGATCATCCCGGGCCTCGGAGACTGGGCGATCAAGAAGTTCTTCAACTTCCAACAAAATAAGCATAACCTCTAA
- the recJ gene encoding single-stranded-DNA-specific exonuclease RecJ, translating into MIDSKYAWQGQANGDKETIQVVADATGLPAELAALLVNQGIKSADAAQRWLNPQAEDLHTPDALHDVDRAVERIMAAVEAGEKITVYGDYDADGITATTLMYEALETLGAQVDYYVPDRFTDGYGPNQAVYQRLIEGGTQLIVTVDNGVAGLAAIEYAKEQGVDVVITDHHALPEQLPPAVAIVHPQYPGSEYPFADLSGVGVAFEVAWALLGEFPVEMLDLVAIGELADLVSLAGENHALVALGLQQLRQGSRPGLHALLKLAGVKEATLTGTDVGFQLAPRLNALGRIEQAGPGVVLLSTFDEEEAERLAKEVDQTNEERKQLVEQITKEALAMAANQQVPALVLVGHGWHQGVLGIVAAHVVQATGKPTIVASANEGETIAKGSGRSVEGLDLFAALDQHRDLMTAFGGHAMACGMSFELTAAAPLQAALNEEVTAQGFNQQQKPPLKITLTLAPDRLTQDLYTQIQRLAPFGPGNEEPQIELDVKGPVATQVMGKDKSHLKLKVGQPPLDVVAFGKASLAPALAEAEEVKLVGTLSLNEWRGKTSCQLMLTDVAATGVTVLDQRTARLLPPMFEPAAVYLAFDERLRNNINGHANGPVVGPKDLTADLVANQELVVVDCPPIISQLTTSLAKCAAASSIRLLCYFNQAPLTGMPAYQAFAKLYRLLGQNPNININQQVNPISNYLRLPADQLIFMINVFFEAGFVTMKDGVLNLVPQAQRRDLKETTSYRRRQAQLEVERALVHSSHPDLVAWVKRLVGAR; encoded by the coding sequence ATGATTGACAGCAAGTACGCCTGGCAAGGGCAAGCAAACGGCGATAAAGAAACGATCCAGGTGGTGGCCGATGCGACGGGGCTACCGGCGGAGTTAGCGGCCCTTTTAGTCAACCAGGGGATTAAAAGCGCTGACGCCGCCCAACGGTGGCTCAACCCGCAAGCAGAAGACCTCCACACCCCCGACGCGTTGCACGACGTCGACCGGGCCGTTGAGCGGATCATGGCGGCGGTCGAAGCGGGCGAAAAGATCACGGTCTACGGCGATTACGACGCCGACGGGATCACCGCCACTACTTTGATGTACGAGGCACTGGAAACGCTGGGGGCGCAAGTTGATTATTACGTGCCCGATCGTTTCACTGATGGTTACGGGCCCAATCAAGCGGTCTACCAGCGGCTGATTGAGGGGGGCACCCAGCTAATCGTCACCGTTGACAACGGGGTGGCCGGTCTGGCGGCGATTGAGTATGCCAAGGAGCAGGGGGTTGACGTGGTCATTACCGACCACCACGCCCTGCCCGAACAACTCCCGCCGGCCGTGGCGATTGTCCACCCCCAGTACCCGGGTAGCGAGTATCCCTTTGCCGATCTGTCCGGGGTCGGGGTCGCCTTTGAAGTGGCCTGGGCCCTGCTGGGTGAGTTCCCGGTGGAAATGCTGGACCTGGTGGCGATCGGGGAGTTGGCCGACCTGGTTTCCCTGGCCGGTGAAAATCACGCCCTAGTGGCACTGGGGTTGCAGCAGCTCCGCCAGGGGAGCCGGCCGGGCTTGCACGCCCTGCTGAAGTTAGCCGGGGTCAAGGAGGCGACCCTGACCGGGACCGACGTGGGCTTCCAACTAGCGCCGCGCTTAAACGCCCTCGGCCGGATTGAACAGGCCGGCCCGGGGGTGGTCCTCTTGTCCACCTTTGACGAAGAGGAGGCCGAACGGTTAGCTAAAGAAGTCGATCAAACCAACGAGGAGCGTAAGCAACTGGTGGAGCAGATCACTAAAGAAGCCCTCGCAATGGCGGCTAACCAACAGGTGCCCGCCCTGGTCTTGGTGGGCCACGGCTGGCACCAGGGGGTGTTAGGGATCGTGGCGGCCCACGTGGTTCAAGCAACCGGTAAGCCAACCATCGTCGCTTCCGCCAACGAGGGTGAGACGATCGCGAAGGGCTCCGGCCGCTCGGTGGAGGGCCTCGATTTGTTCGCCGCCCTGGATCAGCACCGCGACTTGATGACGGCCTTCGGGGGTCACGCAATGGCCTGCGGGATGTCCTTTGAATTAACTGCGGCGGCGCCCCTACAAGCGGCCTTAAACGAAGAGGTCACGGCGCAGGGCTTTAACCAGCAGCAAAAACCGCCGTTAAAAATTACCCTGACCTTGGCACCAGACCGGCTCACCCAGGACCTGTACACGCAAATCCAGCGGTTGGCACCCTTTGGCCCGGGCAACGAGGAGCCCCAAATCGAACTCGACGTCAAGGGACCGGTGGCGACCCAGGTGATGGGCAAGGACAAGTCCCACCTTAAACTAAAGGTCGGTCAACCGCCGTTAGACGTGGTCGCCTTTGGCAAGGCTAGCCTAGCACCGGCCCTGGCCGAGGCGGAAGAAGTCAAACTGGTCGGCACCCTCAGCTTAAACGAGTGGCGGGGCAAGACCAGCTGCCAGCTGATGCTAACCGACGTGGCGGCCACCGGAGTCACCGTGCTCGACCAACGGACGGCCCGGCTGTTGCCGCCGATGTTTGAACCGGCTGCGGTTTACCTGGCCTTCGATGAGCGGCTGCGCAATAACATTAATGGCCACGCTAACGGGCCGGTGGTCGGCCCTAAGGACCTCACCGCCGACCTGGTAGCCAACCAGGAACTGGTAGTGGTTGATTGCCCGCCGATCATTAGCCAGCTGACCACAAGCTTGGCTAAGTGCGCGGCGGCTAGTTCGATCCGACTCCTGTGCTACTTCAACCAGGCCCCCCTGACCGGGATGCCAGCCTACCAGGCCTTTGCCAAACTGTACCGCCTGCTAGGCCAAAACCCCAACATAAACATCAACCAGCAGGTCAACCCAATTAGTAACTACCTGCGCTTGCCAGCGGATCAGTTAATTTTCATGATAAATGTGTTTTTTGAGGCTGGATTTGTTACAATGAAAGATGGTGTTTTAAATCTCGTCCCGCAGGCTCAGCGGCGGGACCTTAAAGAAACAACGAGTTATCGTCGCCGCCAGGCGCAATTAGAAGTTGAACGGGCCCTGGTCCATTCGTCTCACCCCGATCTAGTGGCGTGGGTCAAGCGGCTGGTTGGCGCGCGCTAA
- a CDS encoding adenine phosphoribosyltransferase → MNLYDYVASIPDYPEKGIVFRDILPLMANGEAFKQATDEIANYARDKHVDMVVGPEARGFIVGCPVAYELGVGFAPARKKGKLPRPAVSSTYDLEYGSATLQMENDSIKPGQRVLVVDDLLATGGTISATIDMVEQMGGIVVGCAFLIDLKDLNGREKLKGYDVKTLMEFEGE, encoded by the coding sequence ATTAATCTTTACGATTACGTCGCTAGCATTCCGGATTACCCCGAAAAAGGGATCGTTTTCCGCGACATCTTGCCGCTGATGGCAAACGGGGAGGCCTTCAAGCAGGCCACCGATGAAATTGCCAACTACGCTCGCGACAAGCACGTTGACATGGTGGTCGGTCCAGAGGCCCGGGGCTTCATTGTTGGTTGCCCGGTTGCTTACGAACTCGGGGTCGGCTTTGCCCCGGCCCGTAAGAAGGGGAAACTGCCCCGGCCGGCAGTCTCTTCGACTTACGACCTGGAATACGGGTCGGCAACCCTGCAAATGGAAAATGATTCCATCAAGCCGGGCCAACGGGTGCTAGTCGTTGATGACCTCTTGGCTACCGGGGGCACGATTTCGGCCACCATCGACATGGTTGAACAAATGGGCGGGATCGTGGTCGGTTGTGCCTTCTTGATCGACTTAAAGGACCTAAACGGCCGCGAAAAGCTGAAGGGTTATGACGTTAAGACCCTGATGGAATTCGAGGGAGAATAG
- a CDS encoding nuclear transport factor 2 family protein — MTRSDEEAVVEIYRAENRAMVERDQATLERILAETMTLTHMTGYVQPRQEWIAQIMDGKMKYYSSTEERVFDVVVEGDQASLVGQNRVKASVWGGGVSTWPLQMRVNLKRQAGRCQIVSQVASTY; from the coding sequence ATGACGAGAAGCGATGAAGAAGCGGTGGTGGAAATTTACCGGGCCGAAAACCGGGCGATGGTTGAACGCGACCAGGCCACCCTCGAACGGATCCTGGCGGAAACGATGACCTTGACCCACATGACCGGTTACGTCCAGCCCCGCCAGGAGTGGATCGCCCAGATAATGGACGGGAAAATGAAGTATTATTCTTCAACCGAGGAGCGAGTCTTTGACGTGGTGGTTGAAGGGGACCAGGCCAGCCTAGTGGGCCAAAACCGGGTCAAAGCAAGTGTTTGGGGCGGCGGGGTTAGTACCTGGCCCCTGCAAATGCGAGTCAACTTGAAACGTCAGGCTGGGCGTTGTCAGATTGTCAGCCAGGTGGCCAGTACTTACTAA
- a CDS encoding D-2-hydroxyacid dehydrogenase, giving the protein MAKIYAYGIRKDEEPYLNEWAKNHADVTVDYTAELLTPETAAQAAGADGVVVYQQLDYTAETLQALADQGVTKMSLRNVGIDNIDMAKAKELGFEITNVPVYSPNAIAEHAAIQTARILRQSKKLDEKIENGDLRWAPTIGREVRDQVVGVVGTGHIGQVFMQIMEGFGAKVIAYDVFKDPELEKKGYYVSLDEIYAQADVISLHVPALESTIHMINDETIAKMKDDAVLVNVSRGPLVDTDAVIRALDSGKLFGFVMDTYEDEVGIFNEDWQGKEFPDARLNDLIHRDNVLVTPHTAFYTTHAVRNMVLKAFDNNLALVKGEEPETPVKVG; this is encoded by the coding sequence ATGGCAAAAATTTACGCATACGGAATCCGCAAGGACGAAGAACCTTACTTGAACGAATGGGCAAAGAACCACGCTGACGTGACGGTCGACTACACGGCCGAACTGTTGACGCCGGAAACGGCCGCTCAAGCAGCTGGTGCTGATGGGGTAGTTGTTTACCAACAACTCGACTACACCGCTGAAACGCTCCAAGCCCTCGCCGACCAGGGCGTTACTAAGATGTCCTTGCGTAACGTGGGGATCGACAACATCGACATGGCCAAGGCTAAGGAACTGGGCTTTGAAATCACCAACGTTCCGGTTTACTCTCCGAACGCCATCGCTGAACACGCCGCTATCCAAACGGCCCGCATCCTTCGTCAATCCAAGAAGTTAGACGAAAAGATCGAAAACGGGGACCTCCGTTGGGCACCAACCATCGGCCGCGAAGTTCGTGACCAAGTGGTTGGGGTTGTTGGTACGGGTCACATCGGTCAAGTCTTCATGCAAATCATGGAAGGCTTCGGCGCTAAGGTGATCGCCTACGACGTCTTTAAGGATCCGGAACTGGAAAAGAAGGGCTACTACGTTTCCTTGGACGAAATCTACGCCCAAGCTGACGTTATTTCCCTCCACGTACCGGCCCTGGAAAGCACGATCCACATGATCAATGACGAAACGATCGCCAAGATGAAGGACGACGCCGTACTGGTTAACGTTTCTCGTGGTCCGTTGGTTGACACCGACGCCGTTATCCGTGCCCTGGACTCCGGCAAGCTGTTCGGTTTTGTCATGGATACTTACGAAGACGAAGTGGGGATCTTCAACGAAGACTGGCAAGGTAAGGAATTCCCTGACGCCCGCCTTAACGACTTGATCCACCGCGACAACGTCTTGGTAACGCCTCACACTGCCTTCTACACCACGCACGCAGTTCGCAACATGGTATTAAAGGCCTTCGACAACAACCTGGCCCTGGTTAAGGGTGAAGAACCTGAAACCCCAGTTAAGGTTGGTTAA
- a CDS encoding 2-keto-4-pentenoate hydratase — translation MTELNQRQAEFAQALYQSYVTNVALNEDDWQGVVQDFETAYAVQERVMTLKGQPTAGYKVSLTSEETQKMFDTDAPLFGQQVAERFLKGPAGVNLDHLNEPLVEVELAFRAKETLQPTDSLEDLLHKTTVAGAVEVPDARFVDWFPSLGKYNVLSDCAVGGLVVYGEERDSDQAFSSVEDAATVHVDLYQNGQQVGEGDSSEVLGNPLKSLQWLVKKLDEQGKQFARGQVVSSGTFLLPPHLTAGRWEARFNHDFGNVLVLARPTLAEF, via the coding sequence ATGACTGAACTAAACCAACGCCAAGCAGAATTTGCCCAGGCTCTCTACCAAAGTTACGTGACCAACGTTGCCCTCAACGAAGACGATTGGCAGGGCGTGGTCCAAGACTTTGAGACCGCCTACGCCGTCCAGGAACGGGTGATGACACTCAAGGGTCAACCGACCGCCGGCTATAAAGTTTCTCTGACCAGCGAAGAGACCCAGAAGATGTTTGACACCGATGCCCCCCTCTTTGGTCAACAGGTCGCCGAGCGTTTCTTAAAAGGCCCGGCTGGGGTCAACCTCGACCACCTCAATGAACCACTGGTCGAAGTCGAACTCGCCTTCCGGGCCAAGGAAACCCTCCAGCCGACTGATTCACTAGAGGACCTTTTGCATAAGACCACCGTAGCGGGTGCCGTTGAAGTGCCCGACGCCCGCTTCGTTGACTGGTTCCCGAGCCTGGGTAAGTACAACGTCTTGTCAGACTGCGCCGTGGGGGGATTAGTGGTTTATGGCGAGGAGCGTGACAGCGACCAGGCCTTTTCCTCGGTTGAAGACGCCGCCACCGTTCACGTCGACCTCTACCAAAACGGGCAACAGGTCGGCGAAGGGGACTCCAGCGAAGTGTTGGGGAACCCGCTCAAGTCCTTGCAGTGGTTGGTTAAGAAGCTTGATGAACAAGGCAAGCAGTTCGCCCGCGGGCAGGTGGTATCTTCCGGGACCTTCCTCTTGCCGCCACACTTGACGGCCGGGCGCTGGGAGGCCCGCTTCAACCACGACTTCGGCAACGTTTTGGTCTTGGCACGGCCGACGCTGGCGGAATTTTAG
- a CDS encoding MerR family transcriptional regulator has translation MANLTITQVASKYGLTPDTLRYYEKIDLLPPIPRTPGGRRYYPQGVQDWIEMIVCLRHSGVPVDVLQTYAKLLEQGDATLTKRRELLADQLEVLLNKRHNLDRSINRLEHKIALYDSGEIRARKSYFEEYQILDDQKETL, from the coding sequence ATGGCGAATTTAACGATTACCCAGGTGGCCAGCAAGTACGGCCTGACGCCGGACACCTTGCGCTACTACGAAAAAATTGACCTACTACCGCCGATCCCCCGGACGCCAGGGGGGCGCCGCTATTATCCCCAGGGGGTCCAAGACTGGATCGAGATGATCGTTTGCCTGCGCCACTCGGGGGTGCCGGTCGACGTTTTGCAAACTTACGCTAAGCTACTAGAGCAGGGCGATGCGACGTTAACCAAACGCCGGGAGCTGTTGGCTGACCAACTCGAAGTTTTGTTAAACAAGCGCCACAACCTGGACCGCTCAATCAATCGTTTGGAGCACAAGATCGCTTTGTACGATAGCGGTGAGATTCGGGCCAGGAAGAGTTACTTTGAAGAATACCAAATTTTAGATGACCAAAAGGAGACACTTTAA